A DNA window from Drosophila pseudoobscura strain MV-25-SWS-2005 chromosome 2, UCI_Dpse_MV25, whole genome shotgun sequence contains the following coding sequences:
- the Ppox gene encoding protoporphyrinogen oxidase, protein MKTAVLGGGLSGLSAGYYLLRRFGNPLTIYEASPRVGGWIRTEARRDRDFIFETGPRTIRPVGIPGANTLEMMEELQLPLKPIPRSHVAARNRMLYAKGQLCMLPNSPRGLFGVKPPFTQPLYKALLHDLSTGRTLASNEDESIYSFAERRFGKEIADYAISPMICGICAGDAKQISVRFLMEGLFEKEQKYGGVLKGVLYSRFEDNVDEKKQGLFAQDQPKLYAQALQEKWAMYSIEGGLEVLPRAMRKYLGQHDVNVQLSNACQTLTFSKSGVRMSLRNADVPVDHVVSSLPAYKLAPLLKPQHPSLCEQLLEIPYVDVVVVNIQYNGNQLKQDGFGLLVPPVEKLPILGIIFDSCCFDMNGNTVLTVMMGGHWFDQWFGHQPSQKQILDIAKKYVRQILDIQEEPKFSRVHILPKCIPQYTVGHKERVKRIRKYLKDYKLPLSLCGAAFDGVGINDVILSARRQVDAIP, encoded by the coding sequence ATGAAAACGGCCGTGCTGGGCGGCGGCCTGAGTGGCCTCTCCGCCGGTTATTACCTGTTGCGGCGATTCGGCAATCCTTTGACCATCTACGAAGCCTCCCCGCGAGTCGGTGGCTGGATACGGACAGAGGCACGCAGGGATCGCGACTTTATATTTGAGACTGGACCACGCACTATACGTCCCGTTGGTATACCTGGAGCCAATACGCTGGAGAtgatggaggagctgcagtTGCCCCTGAAGCCAATCCCTCGGAGTCATGTGGCGGCTCGCAATCGCATGCTGTATGCCAAGGGCCAGCTGTGTATGCTGCCCAATAGTCCCAGAGGACTGTTTGGCGTCAAGCCGCCATTCACTCAACCCCTGTATAAGGCACTGCTCCACGATCTGTCCACGGGGAGGACTCTGGCCAGCAACGAGGACGAGTCGATATACAGCTTTGCCGAGCGCCGCTTTGGCAAGGAGATAGCCGACTACGCCATCAGCCCCATGATCTGTGGCATTTGCGCCGGCGATGCCAAGCAGATCAGCGTTCGCTTCCTAATGGAGGGACTTTTCGAGAAGGAGCAGAAATACGGCGGCGTGCTCAAGGGCGTCCTATATTCCCGCTTCGAGGATAATGTAGACGAGAAGAAGCAGGGACTGTTTGCCCAAGATCAGCCCAAACTCTATGCCCAGGCCCTGCAGGAGAAGTGGGCGATGTACAGCATCGAGGGTGGATTGGAGGTACTGCCTCGAGCCATGCGCAAGTATCTCGGCCAACACGACGTCAACGTGCAGCTAAGCAACGCGTGCCAGACTTTGACATTCAGCAAAAGTGGAGTCCGCATGTCCCTACGCAATGCTGATGTCCCTGTGGACCATGTCGTGAGCTCTCTGCCAGCCTACAAACTGGCTCCACTCTTGAAGCCACAGCACCCCTCGCTGTGCGAGCAGCTCCTGGAAATTCCCTATGTGGATGTAGTGGTCGTCAACATTCAGTACAATGGCAATCAGCTCAAGCAGGACGGCTTCGGTCTGCTGGTGCCTCCCGTCGAAAAGCTGCCCATTTTGGGTATTATCTTTGACAGCTGCTGCTTTGACATGAACGGAAACACGGTGCTAACCGTGATGATGGGCGGTCATTGGTTCGACCAATGGTTTGGCCATCAACCCAGCCAGAAGCAGATTCTCGATATTGCCAAAAAGTACGTGCGCCAGATACTCGACATCCAGGAGGAGCCCAAGTTCAGTCGCGTCCACATTCTCCCCAAGTGCATTCCACAGTATACCGTGGGCCACAAGGAACGCGTGAAGAGGATCCGCAAGTATCTGAAGGACTACAAGCTGCCCTTGTCGCTGTGCGGTGCTGCCTTCGATGGCGTAGGCATCAACGATGTTATATTGTCGGCTCGTCGTCAGGTGGACGCCATACCGTAG